In Geotalea uraniireducens, one genomic interval encodes:
- a CDS encoding rhomboid family intramembrane serine protease, protein MPDDEEWRLLAGVPASEPLSLEQVQLLGLVLTARGIPCRFEPAERGWRLMVAPRQWDTAGEELRRFEEENRGWPPAEPPSRPLVENTLPTLSVLILLATFYNLTLLDISLAGHHPVPWTELGNADAGRIMSGEWWRLVTALTLHADLLHLCSNLAIGGVFIVLLCGELGSGLAWSLLLGAGAIGNLLNAWVQSPAHRSLGASTAVFGAVGILAALTVVRYRQQVRRRWLLPVAAALALLALLGTEGKNTDLAAHLFGFAVGLALGLGTEYLLDRFGRPSRLLNALLALASAAVVVGAWWAALRFG, encoded by the coding sequence GTGCCGGACGATGAGGAATGGCGGCTGTTGGCGGGCGTACCGGCGAGTGAGCCGTTGTCGTTGGAACAGGTGCAACTCCTGGGGCTGGTGCTGACCGCCCGGGGAATCCCATGCCGTTTCGAACCGGCGGAGCGCGGCTGGCGATTGATGGTGGCGCCCCGCCAATGGGACACGGCGGGGGAAGAATTGCGGCGGTTCGAGGAGGAAAACCGCGGCTGGCCGCCGGCGGAGCCACCGTCGCGACCGTTGGTGGAAAACACCCTGCCGACCCTGTCGGTGCTGATCCTCCTTGCCACCTTCTACAACCTGACCCTGCTGGATATTTCGCTGGCCGGCCACCATCCCGTTCCCTGGACCGAACTCGGCAATGCCGACGCCGGCCGGATCATGAGCGGCGAATGGTGGCGGCTGGTCACGGCCCTCACCCTGCACGCGGACCTGTTGCATCTCTGCAGCAATCTGGCAATCGGCGGGGTCTTCATTGTGCTGCTCTGTGGCGAACTCGGCTCGGGGCTTGCCTGGAGCCTTTTGCTCGGTGCCGGAGCGATCGGCAATCTGCTCAATGCCTGGGTCCAGTCGCCGGCGCACCGCTCGCTCGGCGCCTCGACGGCGGTATTCGGCGCGGTCGGTATCCTTGCCGCCCTGACCGTGGTCCGTTATCGGCAGCAGGTGCGCCGGCGCTGGCTGCTGCCGGTTGCCGCCGCCCTGGCGCTGTTGGCGCTCTTGGGGACGGAAGGGAAGAATACCGATCTGGCTGCCCATCTGTTCGGATTTGCCGTCGGCCTGGCGCTGGGGCTGGGAACGGAGTATCTGCTTGACCGGTTCGGCCGGCCAAGTCGCCTGTTGAACGCGCTTTTGGCGCTGGCGAGTGCCGCGGTGGTGGTCGGTGCCTGGTGGGCGGCGCTCCGTTTCGGGTAA
- the nifK gene encoding nitrogenase molybdenum-iron protein subunit beta yields the protein MANNLGLAVKPVTEIPEEEVKRVAEWINTEEYKEKNFARQSLVINPAHACQPLGAELVAHAFEGTLPFVHGSQGCASYYRSTLNRHFREPAPAVSDAMTEDGAVFGGQNNLHEGLENAYALYKPKMMAIFTSCMPEIIGDDLTAFIKNARQKGCIPQDFPVPYANTPSFNGSHIHGYDAMLLSILQTLTSGKQVEGRCTGKLNLVPGFDANTGNFREYKRIFEAFGIPYTILGDISDVFDSPLDGTYRPYPGGTKLDEAADSINGKVTLNLGTYSAAKTFNWVKDNYSGKHVTMPLPFGIAKTDAFLMKISELFGKPVPESLKAERGRAVDLMTDAHQYIHGKKFAVYGDPDYLLGYVSFLLEMGAKPYHILCSKGTKKLEKELQALLDTSPYGKDGKIYINKDLWHLRSLVMTDPVDAVIGDTHGKFLARDANIPLFRFGFPIFDRVNLHRVPVIGYQGVMNMVATICNKFIEVVDETCDERQFEMMR from the coding sequence ATGGCTAACAATCTTGGACTAGCAGTCAAGCCGGTGACCGAGATTCCTGAAGAGGAAGTGAAAAGAGTCGCCGAATGGATCAATACCGAGGAATACAAGGAAAAGAACTTTGCCCGCCAGTCGCTGGTCATCAATCCGGCCCACGCCTGCCAACCGCTGGGTGCCGAACTGGTGGCCCATGCCTTCGAAGGGACCCTGCCCTTCGTCCACGGTTCGCAGGGGTGCGCCTCCTACTACCGCTCCACCCTGAACCGCCACTTCCGTGAGCCGGCGCCGGCCGTCTCGGACGCCATGACCGAGGACGGTGCGGTGTTCGGTGGCCAGAACAACCTCCACGAGGGGCTGGAAAATGCTTACGCCCTCTACAAGCCGAAGATGATGGCGATCTTCACGTCCTGCATGCCGGAGATCATCGGCGACGACTTGACCGCCTTCATCAAGAATGCCCGGCAGAAGGGGTGCATCCCGCAGGATTTCCCGGTCCCCTATGCCAATACACCGAGTTTCAACGGCTCCCATATCCACGGCTACGACGCCATGCTGCTCTCCATCCTGCAGACCCTGACGTCGGGCAAACAGGTGGAAGGGCGCTGCACCGGCAAGCTGAACCTGGTTCCGGGCTTTGACGCCAATACCGGTAACTTCCGCGAGTACAAGCGGATCTTCGAAGCGTTCGGCATCCCCTACACCATTCTGGGCGACATCTCCGACGTCTTCGATTCGCCGCTCGACGGCACCTATCGTCCTTACCCGGGCGGTACCAAGCTTGATGAGGCCGCCGATTCGATCAACGGCAAGGTTACCCTCAACCTCGGTACCTACTCGGCCGCCAAGACCTTCAACTGGGTCAAGGATAATTATTCCGGCAAGCATGTAACGATGCCGCTGCCGTTCGGCATTGCCAAGACCGATGCGTTCCTGATGAAGATCTCCGAGCTGTTCGGCAAGCCGGTTCCCGAATCGCTGAAGGCCGAGCGCGGCCGGGCCGTCGACCTGATGACCGATGCCCACCAGTACATCCACGGCAAGAAATTCGCGGTGTACGGCGACCCCGACTATCTCCTCGGGTATGTCTCCTTCCTGCTCGAAATGGGCGCCAAGCCGTACCACATCCTCTGCAGCAAGGGGACCAAGAAACTGGAGAAGGAACTGCAGGCGCTGCTCGACACCTCGCCCTATGGCAAGGACGGGAAAATCTACATCAACAAAGACCTCTGGCACTTGCGCAGCCTGGTGATGACCGATCCGGTCGATGCGGTGATCGGCGATACCCACGGCAAGTTTCTGGCCCGCGACGCCAACATCCCGCTGTTCCGCTTCGGTTTCCCGATTTTCGACCGGGTCAACCTCCACCGGGTGCCGGTGATCGGTTACCAGGGGGTGATGAACATGGTGGCGACGATCTGCAACAAGTTCATCGAAGTCGTCGACGAAACTTGCGACGAGCGGCAGTTCGAGATGATGCGCTAA